In Ruminiclostridium papyrosolvens DSM 2782, the following proteins share a genomic window:
- a CDS encoding 2-deoxy-scyllo-inosose synthase, with translation MESLECLEETYYTYNIRFGNNSFKYFLYNNELNDCTRLLNELTDIESFVIIADKNVADICGQSLVEQISKEYKCDLILFECTEKNKSLDGLQQLIEKVLLLKATRRTCIIGLGGGICGNISGMVASLLFRGLKFVHIPTTLMAILDSVLSLKQAINSKLGKNLIGTFYTPDMVITSTQFLSTLPNKEVISGLCEVIKNSLTILPETITRLLDMLNSECIYSWQDYRYFIDMSIQAKEQVMKNDPFEINEGLILEYGHTIGHAIELADARGISHGEAVGLGMLCAARISHTLGYLSEQEVYLHKELLEKAGAPTIIPAHIDSDTIMSIMKFDNKRGYISNMPDTVQLLLLGSIGKPLKNQNGALITLVPEEIVIQEIKKMYR, from the coding sequence ATGGAGTCATTAGAATGCTTGGAAGAAACCTACTATACATACAATATAAGATTTGGAAATAATTCATTTAAATATTTTCTATATAACAACGAGCTAAATGACTGTACAAGACTTTTAAATGAGTTAACCGATATTGAATCATTTGTAATAATAGCTGATAAAAATGTAGCAGATATATGCGGACAAAGCTTGGTTGAGCAAATAAGTAAAGAATACAAGTGTGATTTAATTTTGTTTGAATGTACAGAGAAAAATAAAAGTCTTGATGGGTTACAACAGCTAATTGAAAAAGTACTATTATTAAAAGCAACAAGGCGGACATGCATAATCGGTCTTGGTGGCGGAATCTGTGGCAATATCTCAGGAATGGTAGCATCATTGCTATTTAGAGGGTTAAAGTTTGTACATATTCCAACAACACTAATGGCTATACTTGATTCTGTCTTATCATTAAAGCAGGCAATAAATTCAAAATTAGGTAAGAATCTAATTGGTACTTTTTATACTCCTGATATGGTAATTACAAGTACTCAATTTTTAAGTACATTACCTAATAAGGAAGTAATCTCCGGTTTATGTGAAGTTATCAAAAATTCTCTTACTATTTTACCTGAAACTATAACACGTTTATTAGATATGTTGAATTCAGAGTGTATTTACTCATGGCAGGACTATCGCTACTTTATAGATATGTCTATTCAAGCAAAAGAACAAGTAATGAAAAACGATCCTTTTGAAATAAATGAGGGACTGATACTGGAATATGGACATACAATAGGACATGCTATAGAGTTAGCCGATGCCAGAGGGATATCTCACGGTGAAGCTGTAGGTTTAGGTATGCTGTGTGCAGCAAGAATATCACACACACTGGGTTATTTATCTGAACAAGAAGTTTATTTACATAAAGAGCTTTTAGAGAAGGCAGGAGCTCCTACTATAATACCTGCCCACATAGATTCCGACACTATTATGTCCATAATGAAATTCGATAACAAAAGGGGTTATATCAGTAATATGCCAGACACCGTGCAACTATTGCTTTTAGGCAGCATAGGCAAGCCACTAAAAAATCAAAATGGTGCTTTGATTACTTTAGTACCGGAGGAAATTGTAATACAGGAAATCAAAAAGATGTACA
- a CDS encoding recombinase family protein: protein MRCVAYCRVSSDSKEQMNSLENQIKHYTELFNKNGFTRAECGMYYSKDKKNEVVKYIPSIFADEGISGTKLKNRGAFNYMLECAYRKEFDAILVKNVQRWARNVEDGAGILKKLKVMGIKVIFEDGWLDSLNPANEATINILFVMAQEESRAKSIAIQFGIRKAQEAGKFTSALPYGYKNNKGYLEPVQEQLDVVKNIFNLYLEGWGSTKIVKYLNGEKIPTQKGRGWSTSQIFGIITNSIYTGKQITHRQINTDINLDRFVHDGQVYKSRKPVSEDEWIINQIEELRIISDETFQEAQREYTKRKEMYITASRPSNANIFSNLLYCRNCGIAMRRKKLWGWKRKDGTRKFGVEWVCTQHDKYHNDICQYRNSWHEDVLIERVKKEIEKLRENKGSLDKMFSEYMQSFFSSEEVAEKIMELQTRLDEIKAEVSANLKLFSKSIIDEEQYKQQNDELQNNKKMIDTELAKIKRIDHARNEVKRKYNNYVDFINKVDVNNLNNALLKRVINKIEAYTVKDEKGNEVKDIYIDWNMLDKSFDDVFYFRAKE from the coding sequence ATGAGATGTGTTGCATATTGCAGAGTAAGTTCTGACAGTAAAGAGCAGATGAATAGTTTGGAAAATCAGATAAAGCATTATACGGAATTGTTTAATAAGAATGGCTTTACCAGAGCAGAATGTGGGATGTATTATTCCAAAGATAAGAAAAATGAGGTTGTTAAATATATACCTTCCATTTTTGCAGACGAAGGAATTTCCGGAACAAAGCTCAAAAATAGGGGAGCTTTTAACTATATGCTCGAATGTGCATACAGAAAAGAGTTTGACGCTATTCTTGTAAAGAATGTACAGCGTTGGGCCAGAAACGTGGAGGATGGTGCAGGAATTCTCAAGAAACTCAAAGTAATGGGAATTAAAGTAATATTTGAGGATGGATGGCTTGACAGCTTGAATCCGGCAAATGAAGCTACAATTAATATATTATTCGTTATGGCGCAAGAAGAGAGTAGGGCGAAAAGTATTGCAATTCAATTCGGAATAAGGAAAGCTCAGGAGGCAGGTAAATTTACAAGTGCTTTGCCCTACGGATATAAAAATAATAAGGGTTATCTGGAGCCTGTACAAGAGCAGTTGGATGTCGTAAAAAATATATTCAACTTATATTTGGAAGGCTGGGGAAGCACCAAAATAGTAAAATATCTGAATGGTGAAAAGATACCTACACAGAAGGGGAGAGGATGGTCTACCTCACAGATTTTTGGTATCATAACAAATTCAATATATACAGGAAAACAAATAACACATAGACAAATTAATACTGATATTAATTTGGACAGATTTGTCCATGATGGACAAGTTTATAAAAGTAGAAAGCCGGTATCAGAAGACGAATGGATAATAAATCAAATAGAAGAGCTGAGAATAATATCGGATGAAACCTTTCAGGAAGCACAAAGAGAGTACACTAAAAGAAAAGAGATGTATATTACGGCATCAAGACCCAGTAATGCGAATATTTTCAGTAATCTCCTTTACTGTAGAAATTGCGGAATAGCAATGAGAAGAAAAAAATTGTGGGGTTGGAAGCGTAAAGACGGAACAAGAAAATTCGGAGTTGAATGGGTCTGTACCCAACATGATAAGTATCACAATGACATATGCCAGTACAGAAATTCATGGCATGAGGATGTGCTTATTGAAAGAGTAAAAAAAGAAATAGAAAAACTCAGAGAAAACAAGGGTTCTCTTGATAAAATGTTTAGCGAATATATGCAGTCTTTTTTCAGCAGCGAGGAAGTAGCAGAGAAAATTATGGAGCTTCAGACACGGCTGGACGAGATTAAAGCAGAAGTATCAGCAAATTTAAAGCTATTTTCAAAAAGCATTATTGACGAAGAGCAGTATAAGCAGCAAAACGATGAGTTGCAAAACAATAAAAAAATGATAGACACCGAGCTTGCTAAGATTAAAAGAATAGACCATGCAAGAAATGAAGTAAAAAGAAAATATAATAACTATGTTGATTTCATTAATAAAGTTGACGTTAATAATTTAAATAATGCATTGCTTAAAAGAGTTATTAATAAAATTGAGGCATATACCGTAAAAGATGAAAAAGGAAACGAAGTAAAAGATATATATATTGATTGGAATATGCTTGATAAGTCCTTTGATGATGTTTTCTATTTTAGAGCCAAGGAATAA